A window of the Brassica napus cultivar Da-Ae chromosome C5, Da-Ae, whole genome shotgun sequence genome harbors these coding sequences:
- the LOC106445092 gene encoding dentin sialophosphoprotein: MPVEVERDQGEVSVKVDMENAAENKQEVVAPASKEDAGDEISRGGNNGNGNGNGSGNEKEDTDGSYVFVTENDTVGDDPVVSDSVEAVDDSTVEKDLKEGEVLNPEEGKVEATSSQTVEVSGQEKAIHGPEEVVEIPKSDLLEKSVDQENPGNGHLDIGLDGNVESIEEVDQDSEVGSRDIPENNAEDPADLQGKPEDKIESEIKTDVEGHQGDITEAQEKSDLDVDMAEAQEKSDLDVDVSEDLQHNEDVAKPSLGDSDEGSESKVSPTDHNDGGMGLEQPTLTDPADTVNGSETVNDRTGSETVAVLEPVSAENGHPQLESEVEKTGDAPFTSEAEKVNASDGDVLPESGTVEVGVSEVSTDVPNDSQTLTDVSLESHTSGEDGVVENGNSNPESEAIQDSDFVDNNKVQSEAKAVEASVFDESMTTHQESQDASEPACNEDGKQQIASEVTEVLDAPASEESSDAVIVSKDSVLVAPVSDDLSCTKQQESERGEISGIVEKLPSHELHEDATSGNNPSVYLNDDTRSQGFSEDHGVDTNQKIQDDSSVQSKEVTDVNEKHAPVEKVQENNSERDLDTGGDVCLTSAEEVKELPAGDLSGNESAVTISTNVNRSSSLLDSKTAVSELAESSAEGPVGDTGAVATKSEAAQPVKESTEPHVVAPAIQFGEINREVHCCSEVNVPIPVDVREDTPSEEVPEINDADIKDRSVMKTDEEIDSNTESLDSTKAPLDNNDLIKVSKEKDSREEKNETDGATASVASETKTCAEDLESKVVTASDTKHTGATDCVESQHVEIKGGDAAKTDDKVEGSALDASEGNTVAAEIEKRPFYFLPRVPRYDDEKLAEQLKHAEAQVDQKTQSRDALREDIQKIRATCKDYDISYKAAMAEERSARKAMHSKRQEIEALQSVISRVKSAASVDDIDSRVNNMEHMIQHETLSLSEEKGYIREIKQLKQLRGQISSSMGTKDEVKQALDDKEKTEERLKMLRKELDVLRSDLSKVEAVTKAAKKKCDEEWEVQNKLQQQFRAADAVRQEAFVHLQDLKKQQREKNKYFFKYRDDSRAANEMALKKDRAALQSLCSDQVENFMNMWNNNEEFRSYYVRCNTRSTLRRLGTLDGRSLGPDEEPPRIAYAARTDKFRTVSDRAEKHETAPPVLAKQEKVVKFEGSKVENSGKDIPKPAEQKSQTTKPKKAVKPDQPPQIVKELVSAKEEIEKSATKEEEEETPKLAKEEEEQIKKEEEKRKPKEAAKMKEQHRLEEIAKAKEAMERKKKREEKAKARAALKAQKEAEEKEKEREKKLRKKERRKGVITSEETAENPTETSEAVIETPREIDIPKKQTAEESQQIKKSHKPSSQFLKQNKSKSIPLPLRNRGSKKKLKQWMWIGLIVLVALALFLLGNANLSFSPENLWFI; the protein is encoded by the exons ATGCCGGTGGAGGTGGAGAGAGACCAAGGAGAGGTGTCGGTGAAGGTTGATATGGAGAATGCCGCTGAGAACAAACAGGAGGTGGTAGCTCCGGCCTCCAAAGAGGACGCTGGGGATGAGATCAGCCGTGGCGGCAACAATGGCAACGGCAACGGCAACGGTAGCGGAAACGAGAAGGAGGATACCGATGGTTCCTACGTTTTCGTTACGGAGAACGATACCGTGGGAGATGATCCCGTCGTGTCTGATTCTGTTGAGGCGGTTGATGATTCCACTGTGGAGAAAGATCTAAAGGAGGGAGAGGTTCTGAATCCTGAGGAAGGTAAGGTGGAGGCTACAAGTAGTCAAACGGTGGAAGTTTCTGGACAAGAGAAGGCAATTCATGGACCAGAGGAAGTCGTTGAGATCCCAAAGTCAGATCTTCTTGAGAAAAGTGTGGATCAAGAGAATCCTGGTAATGGGCATCTTGACATTGGGCTTGATGGTAATGTGGAATCTATTGAGGAAGTGGATCAAGATTCTGAAGTTGGATCCAGGGATATTCCAGAGAATAATGCCGAGGATCCTGCGGATTTGCAGGGAAAGCCTGAAGATAAAATCGAATCTGAGATTAAAACAGATGTGGAGGGACATCAAGGGGATATAACTGAAGCTCAAGAAAAATCTGATCTGGACGTAGATATGGCTGAAGCTCAAGAAAAATCTGATCTGGATGTAGATGTTTCTGAAGATCTCCAACATAACGAAGACGTAGCAAAGCCTTCCCTAGGTGATTCAGATGAGGGAAGTGAGTCTAAGGTTTCTCCAACTGACCATAATGATGGAGGCATGGGTCTGGAACAACCTACGCTAACAGATCCAGCTGATACCGTTAATGGATCTGAAACTGTGAATGATCGCACTGGATCTGAAACTGTAGCAGTTTTGGAACCTGTTTCTGCTGAGAACGGTCACCCTCAGTTAGAGTCAGAGGTTGAGAAAACTGGTGATGCTCCGTTCACTTCAGAGGCGGAAAAGGTCAATGCTTCTGATGGTGATGTGTTGCCAGAATCTGGAACCGTGGAGGTTGGTGTATCAGAGGTAAGTACTGACGTCCCGAATGATAGTCAAACTCTCACCGACGTCAGCTTGGAATCCCACACATCTGGCGAAGATGGTGTTGTTGAAAATGGTAATAGCAACCCAGAATCTGAAGCGATTCAGGACAGTGATTTTGTTGACAACAACAAGGTGCAATCTGAAGCTAAAGCTGTTGAAGCTTCTGTTTTTGACGAGAGTATGACTACTCATCAAGAATCTCAAGATGCCAGCGAACCTGCTTGTAATGAAGATGGAAAACAACAGATAGCATCTGAAGTTACGGAAGTTCTTGATGCCCCTGCTTCAGAAGAAAGCAGTGATGCTGTCATTGTTTCCAAAGATAGTGTTCTGGTAGCTCCCGTTTCTGATGACTTATCTTGTACTAAACAGCAGGAATCAGAACGTGGTGAGATATCTGGGATTGTTGAAAAACTTCCATCCCATGAGCTACATGAAGATGCAACTTCTGGCAATAATCCAAGTGTATATCTAAACGATGACACCAGAAGTCAAGGTTTCTCAGAGGATCATGGTGTTGATACGAACCAGAAGATCCAAGATGATAGCAGTGTTCAGTCAAAAGAAGTTACCGACGTGAATGAAAAACATGCTCCAGTTGAGAAAGTTCAAGAGAACAACTCCGAAAGGGACTTAGATACTGGCGGTGATGTTTGTCTAACCTCTGCTGAGGAAGTGAAAGAGTTACCTGCAGGGGATCTTTCTGGGAATGAGAGTGCTGTCACCATCTCTACAAACGTCAATAGATCATCGAGCTTGTTGGATTCCAAAACCGCTGTCTCTGAGTTGGCAGAAAGCTCAGCAGAAGGACCGGTTGGAGACACAGGCGCCGTTGCGACGAAATCTGAAGCTGCGCAACCAGTTAAAGAAAGCACTGAACCACATGTTGTTGCGCCCGCTATTCAATTTGGTGAAATAAACAGAGAAGTCCATTGTTGTTCAGAAGTGAATGTTCCCATCCCTGTTGATGTGCGTGAGGATACACCTTCGGAAGAAGTTCCTGAGATAAATGACGCGGACATAAAAGATAGATCTGTGATGAAAACAGATGAAGAAATCGATTCGAATACTGAGAGCCTTGACAGCACAAAAGCCCCTCTTGACAACAATGATCTAATAAAGGTAAGCAAAGAGAAGGATTCGAGGGAGGAAAAAAATGAGACAGATGGCGCCACTGCCTCAGTTGCATCTGAAACCAAGACTTGTGCAGAGGATCTTGAATCTAAAGTGGTTACAGCTAGTGATACCAAACATACAGGAGCTACAGACTGCGTGGAAAGCCAACATGTTGAAATCAAAGGAG GAGATGCTGCTAAAACAGATGATAAAGTAGAAGGTTCAGCGCTTGATGCTTCTGAAGGAAACACTGTAGCGGCAGAGATAGAGAAAAGACCATTCTACTTTCTGCCTAGAGTTCCAAGATATGATGACGAGAAGTTAGCTGAGCAACTCAAGCATGCTGAAGCGCAGGTTGATCAAAAAACACAGAGTCGGGATGCTCTTAGAGAGGACATCCAAAAGATACGC GCAACATGCAAGGACTATGATATCAGTTACAAGGCGGCCATGGCAGAAGAGAGATCTGCAAGAAAAGCAATGCATTCTAAACGGCAGGAAATTGAGGCCCTTCAGTCTGTGATTAGCCGGGTTAAGAGTGCTGCCTCTGTTGACGATATTGATTCAAGG GTGAATAATATGGAACACATGATACAACACGAAACTCTATCTCTgagtgaagaaaaaggatacaTTCGGGAAATAAAGCAGTTGAAGCAACTCCGTGGTCAGATATCTTCGAGTATGGGTACCAAGGATGAAGTTAAGCAAGCATTAGATGACAAAGAGAAAACGGAAGAGCGTTTGAAG ATGTTGAGAAAGGAACTTGACGTCCTCAGAAGCGATCTCTCAAAAGTCGAAGCAGTCACAAAAGCTGCTAAGAAAAAGTGTGATGAGGAATGGGAAGTGCAGAATAAACTGCAACAACAGTTCAGAGCTGCTGATGCCGTTCGCCAGGAAGCATTTGTGCACCTACAGGATTTGAAGAAACAACAACGAGAAAAG AACAAATATTTCTTCAAGTATAGAGATGATTCAAGGGCAGCAAATGAAATGGCTTTGAAGAAAGACAGGGCAGCCCTGCAAAGCCTTTGTTCTGACCAG GTGGAGAATTTCATGAATATGTGGAACAACAACGAAGAGTTCCGTAGCTACTACGTAAGATGCAACACAAGGAGTACGTTAAGAAGATTAGGAACACTAGATGGGCGATCTCTTGGCCCTGATGAGGAACCACCCCGGATCGCTTATGCTGCAAGAACGGACAAATTTAGAACTGTGAGTGACAGGGCAGAGAAACATGAGACAGCTCCACCAGTTTTAGCAAAACAAGAGAAGGTCGTTAAATTTGAAGGTTCAAAAGTTGAAAACAGTGGAAAGGATATTCCAAAACCGGCTGAACAGAAGAGCCAGACCACGAAACCTAAGAAGGCCGTCAAACCAGACCAGCCTCCACAAATTGTCAAGGAATTGGTGTCTGCAAAAGAGGAGATAGAGAAGTCAGcaacaaaggaagaagaagaagagacaccTAAGTTAGCCAAAGAGGAAGAGGAACAGATTaagaaagaagaggagaagaggaaACCAAAGGAAGCAGCGAAGATGAAGGAGCAGCATCGCTTGGAGGAAATAGCCAAAGCGAAAGAGGCaatggagaggaagaagaagagagaagaaaaagcaAAAGCAAGAGCTGCTCTTAAGGCTCAGAAGGAAGCTGAAGAAAAGGAAAAG GAACGAGAAAAGAAACTAAGGAAGAAGGAGAGAAGAAAGGGAGTTATTACATCAGAAGAGACAGCAGAAAACCCAACTGAGACATCAGAAGCTGTAATCGAAACTCCAAGGGAGATTGATATTCCAAAGAAACAAACCGCTGAGGAGAGCCAACAAATCAAGAAGTCCCACAAACCATCATCACAGTTTCTCAAACAAAACAAGTCGAAATCTATTCCGCTACCTTTGAGGAACCGAGGAAGCAAGAAAAAACTGAAGCAGTGGATGTGGATTGGACTCATAGTTCTGGTCGCCCTCGCATTGTTCCTTCTCGGTAACGCAAATCTCTCCTTCTCTCCCGAAAATCTATGgtttatataa